Proteins encoded together in one Vigna angularis cultivar LongXiaoDou No.4 chromosome 5, ASM1680809v1, whole genome shotgun sequence window:
- the LOC128196645 gene encoding uncharacterized protein LOC128196645 has product MGETGLEGVVEGMVEKGGIGSEEGNKVVLGDVDRKKGGEGMMKLRERGVEKGRVVGEEGGDKGRGEIRSVRFNKVCLTCVSSRFKKKLDKNNNEDNDGQPVKVMCIVKSSPSQNLSTLISTVAIDTSDNVNPLEDIDFNPLEPAEGFVAPPSFDDGPLKTEDEIAATYEELYGPTFNGVSVLGNDVFEMDALVKRDTGFGSNSKKEKVRDGFEDRVVQVRRVTKVVKGGKQLRFRVVFIVGNKNGQDCIGVGKTKEVVAAIQKSASNARRNIVKVPMTKYSTFPHSCSGFWRFMFPNAKSSAALQDEVENALR; this is encoded by the exons ATGGGGGAGACAGGATTGGAGGGTGTGGTGGAAGGAATGGTGGAGAAGGGAGGGATTGGTAGTGAGGAGGGAAACAAGGTGGTTTTGGGGGATGTAGATAGAAAAAAGGGTGGTGAGGGAATGATGAAGTTAAGGGAGAGGGGAGTGGAGAAGGGAAGGGTTGTAGGAGAGGAAGGAGGGGATAAGGGAAGAGGGGAAATC AGATCAGTACGCTTCAATAAGGTGTGTCTGACGTGTGTTTCGTCacgatttaagaagaaacttgaCAAAAATAACAATGAAGACAATGATGGTCAACCGGTTAAGGTCATGTG TATTGTGAAATCTTCTCCCTCCCAAAACCTCTCGACCCTAATCTCAACGGTGGCCATCGACACCTCCGACAACGTCAACCCATTGGAAGACATTGACTTCAACCCCCTGGAGCCTGCGGAGGGATTTGTCGCCCCTCCCTCCTTCGACGATGGCCCCCTCAAGACGGAGGACGAGATCGCCGCAACCTACGAGGAGCTCTACGGCCCCACCTTCAACGGCGTTTCCGTGCTCGGGAATGACGTCTTCGAAATGGACGCCCTGGTGAAGCGGGACACGGGGTTCGGGTCCAACTCGAAGAAGGAGAAGGTCCGCGACGGGTTCGAAGATAGGGTGGTCCAGGTGAGAAGGGTGACGAAAGTTGTTAAGGGAGGGAAGCAGTTGCGCTTCAGAGTTGTCTTCATTGTCGGCAACAAAAATGGCCAAGATTGCATCGGAGTTGGCAAGACCAAGGAAGTCGTCGCCGCCATTCAAAAGTCTGCATCCAATGCCAGGAGGAACATCGTGAAGGTGCCAATGACTAAGTACTCCACTTTTCCCCACAG TTGTAGTG GTTTTTGGAGGTTTATGTTTCCAAATGCAAAGTCTAGTGCTGCATTACAGGACGAGGTTGAGaacgcccttcggtaa